In Mustela nigripes isolate SB6536 chromosome 10, MUSNIG.SB6536, whole genome shotgun sequence, one DNA window encodes the following:
- the DARS2 gene encoding aspartate--tRNA ligase, mitochondrial isoform X1, whose translation MFCWLSRLYLGFSTPTGRITHLIRSSLSRTLVLTSQRRIPEFSSFVARTNTCGELRSSHVGQEVTLCGWIQYRRQNIFLVLRDFHGLVQVVIPQEESTASVRKILCEAPVESVVQVSGTVISRPPGQENAKMPTGEIEIKVKTAELLNSCKKLPFEIKDFVKKTEALRLQYRYLDLRSFQMQYNLRLRSQMVMKMREYLCNLHGFVDIETPTLFKRTPGGAKEFVIPSREPGKFYCLPQSPQQFKQLLMVGGLDRYFQVARCYRDEGSRPDRQPEFTQIDIEMSFVDQTGIRSLIEGLLQYSWPIDKDPVVVPFPSLTFAEALASYGTDKPDTRFGMKIIDISDLFRNTEVGFLQDALSKPQGAVKAIRVSEGTKYLKRKDIDSIRKFAADHFNQEVLPVFPEANRKWNSPVAQSILEEQRSGLIRLMEIREDDVVLLTAGEHKKACSVLGKLRLECADLLEARGLVLRDPALFSFLWVVDFPLFLPKEENPGELESAHHPFTAPHPSDLQLLYTEPEKVRSQHYDLVLNGSEIGGGSIRIHDAELQRYVLATLLKEDVNLLSHLLQALDFGAPPHGGIALGLDRLICLVTGAPSIRDVIAFPKSFRGHDLMSNAPDSLPPEELKPYHIQVSWPADSEAEKSSLNQPSHPES comes from the exons ATGTTCTGTTGGTTAAGTCGGCTCTACCTGGGTTTTTCCACACCCACCGGAAGGATCACCCACCTGATCCGGAGTTCTCTCTCCAGAACGCTGGTGCTCACTTCACAGAGGAGAATTCCAG aattcagTAGCTTTGTTGCTCGGACTAACACGTGTGGAGAGTTGCGTTCTTCTCACGTAGGCCAAGAAGTCACTTTGTGTGGATGGATTCAGTACCGAAG GCAAAACATCTTCCTGGTCCTAAGAGATTTCCATGGGCTTGTTCAAGTTGTCATTCCCCAGGAGGAG tCAACTGCTTCTGTGAGGAAGATTCTCTGTGAAGCCCCCGTGGAATCTGTGGTGCAAGTATCTGGGACAGTAATTTCCCGACCTCCAGGACAAGAGAATGCA aaaatGCCAACAGGTGAGATCGAAATCAAAGTTAAAACCGCTGAACTTCTGAATTCCTGCAAGAAGCTGCCCTTTGAAATTAAGGACTTTGTGAAG AAAACAGAGGCTCTTCGTTTGCAGTATCGCTACTTAGACTTGCGAAGTTTCCAAATGCAGTATAACCTGCGACTGAGATCCCAGATGGTCATGAAAATGCGGGAGTATCTCTGTAATCTACACG GATTTGTGGATATAGAAACACCAACATTATTTAAGAGGACTCCCGGG GGTGCAAAAGAGTTTGTAATACCATCGAGGGAACCTGGAAAGTTTTATTGTCTCCCTCAGAGTCCTCAACAGTTTAAACAGCTTCTGATGGTTGGTGGTTTAGACAG ATATTTTCAGGTTGCCCGATGTTACCGAGATGAAGGTTCGAGACCAGACCGACAGCCCGAGTTTACTCAG ATTGACATAGAGATGTCTTTTGTAGACCAGACTGGAATCCGGAGTTTAATTGAGGGCCTGCTCCAGTATTCCTGGCCCATTGACAAGGATCCTGTGGtggttccttttccttctctgacttttGCTGAGGCATTGGCCAGCTATGGAACTGATAAACCTGACACTCGCTTTGGGATGAAG ATCATAGATATTAGTGATTTGTTCAGAAATACAGAGGTTGGATTTCTTCAAGACGCACTTAGTAAACCCCAAGGAGCCGTCAAAGCCATACGTGTCTCTGAAGGAACA AAatacttaaaaaggaaggacattgaCTCCATTAGAAAATTTGCAGCTGACCATTTTAATCAG GAAGTCTTACCTGTATTCCCAGAAGCCAATAGAAAATGGAATTCTCCAGTTGCTCAGTCCATACTGGAGGAGCAAAGATCGGGACTAATCAGACTAATGGAAATCCGAGAGGATGATGTGGTCCTGTTGACTGCTGGGGAGCACAAGAAAGCA TGctctgtgctgggaaaattaCGACTGGAATGTGCCGACCTTCTAGAAGCCAGAGGATTGGTGCTGCGTGACCCagctctgttctctttcctttgggtTGTGGATTTCCCACTCTTTCTTCCCAAGGAGGAAAATCCCGGAGAGTTGGAGTCAGCCCACCACCCAttcactgctccccaccccagtgACCTGCAGCTCTTATACACCGAACCCGAGAAG GTCCGTAGCCAACACTATGACTTGGTTTTAAATGGCAGTGAGATAGGCGGGGGTTCTATCCGAATTCATGACGCAGAGCTCCAGCGCTACGTTCTGGCAACTTTACTGAAG GAAGATGTGAACTTGCTCTCCCATCTGCTCCAGGCTTTAGATTTTGGGGCGCCCCCTCATGGAGGAATTGCCTTAG GGTTAGACAGACTGATATGCCTTGTCACTGGAGCACCAAGCATCAGAGATGTCATAGCCTTCCCCAAATCCTTCAGGGGGCATGACCTCATGAGCAATGCcccagattctctccctcctgagGAACTGAAGCCCTATCATATCCAGGTCTCCTGGCCAGCAGACTCAGAAGCAGAAAAGAGCTCGTTGAATCAGCCATCCCATCCAGAAAGTTGA
- the DARS2 gene encoding aspartate--tRNA ligase, mitochondrial isoform X2, producing the protein MPTGEIEIKVKTAELLNSCKKLPFEIKDFVKKTEALRLQYRYLDLRSFQMQYNLRLRSQMVMKMREYLCNLHGFVDIETPTLFKRTPGGAKEFVIPSREPGKFYCLPQSPQQFKQLLMVGGLDRYFQVARCYRDEGSRPDRQPEFTQIDIEMSFVDQTGIRSLIEGLLQYSWPIDKDPVVVPFPSLTFAEALASYGTDKPDTRFGMKIIDISDLFRNTEVGFLQDALSKPQGAVKAIRVSEGTKYLKRKDIDSIRKFAADHFNQEVLPVFPEANRKWNSPVAQSILEEQRSGLIRLMEIREDDVVLLTAGEHKKACSVLGKLRLECADLLEARGLVLRDPALFSFLWVVDFPLFLPKEENPGELESAHHPFTAPHPSDLQLLYTEPEKVRSQHYDLVLNGSEIGGGSIRIHDAELQRYVLATLLKEDVNLLSHLLQALDFGAPPHGGIALGLDRLICLVTGAPSIRDVIAFPKSFRGHDLMSNAPDSLPPEELKPYHIQVSWPADSEAEKSSLNQPSHPES; encoded by the exons atGCCAACAGGTGAGATCGAAATCAAAGTTAAAACCGCTGAACTTCTGAATTCCTGCAAGAAGCTGCCCTTTGAAATTAAGGACTTTGTGAAG AAAACAGAGGCTCTTCGTTTGCAGTATCGCTACTTAGACTTGCGAAGTTTCCAAATGCAGTATAACCTGCGACTGAGATCCCAGATGGTCATGAAAATGCGGGAGTATCTCTGTAATCTACACG GATTTGTGGATATAGAAACACCAACATTATTTAAGAGGACTCCCGGG GGTGCAAAAGAGTTTGTAATACCATCGAGGGAACCTGGAAAGTTTTATTGTCTCCCTCAGAGTCCTCAACAGTTTAAACAGCTTCTGATGGTTGGTGGTTTAGACAG ATATTTTCAGGTTGCCCGATGTTACCGAGATGAAGGTTCGAGACCAGACCGACAGCCCGAGTTTACTCAG ATTGACATAGAGATGTCTTTTGTAGACCAGACTGGAATCCGGAGTTTAATTGAGGGCCTGCTCCAGTATTCCTGGCCCATTGACAAGGATCCTGTGGtggttccttttccttctctgacttttGCTGAGGCATTGGCCAGCTATGGAACTGATAAACCTGACACTCGCTTTGGGATGAAG ATCATAGATATTAGTGATTTGTTCAGAAATACAGAGGTTGGATTTCTTCAAGACGCACTTAGTAAACCCCAAGGAGCCGTCAAAGCCATACGTGTCTCTGAAGGAACA AAatacttaaaaaggaaggacattgaCTCCATTAGAAAATTTGCAGCTGACCATTTTAATCAG GAAGTCTTACCTGTATTCCCAGAAGCCAATAGAAAATGGAATTCTCCAGTTGCTCAGTCCATACTGGAGGAGCAAAGATCGGGACTAATCAGACTAATGGAAATCCGAGAGGATGATGTGGTCCTGTTGACTGCTGGGGAGCACAAGAAAGCA TGctctgtgctgggaaaattaCGACTGGAATGTGCCGACCTTCTAGAAGCCAGAGGATTGGTGCTGCGTGACCCagctctgttctctttcctttgggtTGTGGATTTCCCACTCTTTCTTCCCAAGGAGGAAAATCCCGGAGAGTTGGAGTCAGCCCACCACCCAttcactgctccccaccccagtgACCTGCAGCTCTTATACACCGAACCCGAGAAG GTCCGTAGCCAACACTATGACTTGGTTTTAAATGGCAGTGAGATAGGCGGGGGTTCTATCCGAATTCATGACGCAGAGCTCCAGCGCTACGTTCTGGCAACTTTACTGAAG GAAGATGTGAACTTGCTCTCCCATCTGCTCCAGGCTTTAGATTTTGGGGCGCCCCCTCATGGAGGAATTGCCTTAG GGTTAGACAGACTGATATGCCTTGTCACTGGAGCACCAAGCATCAGAGATGTCATAGCCTTCCCCAAATCCTTCAGGGGGCATGACCTCATGAGCAATGCcccagattctctccctcctgagGAACTGAAGCCCTATCATATCCAGGTCTCCTGGCCAGCAGACTCAGAAGCAGAAAAGAGCTCGTTGAATCAGCCATCCCATCCAGAAAGTTGA